TGAAAGAATTAGACATTAAAACAACCGTGGGGAACCACCTAATgctttattgattgactgattcatcagaagagaaaaatgacaaatattgaggAGATATGAAAAAATAGAGACCCTAAGGTACAAATGGTAGGGTTGTGAATGTTTCAActatttggaaaacaatttggaactatactaaAGAGTTATGTGCATAACCACTGACTCAGCACTACATCCTTGATTCAGTATTAGggttgtagcccaaagagataacaggAAAAGGATATGTGAGTGCTAAAATATTTAGattagttctttttgtgatggcaaataattggaatttgaggaaatgcccatcaattggggaatagttacACAACTTTGGTATGTCATTGTGATAGTATATGATATTgtgatataaggaatgataagcaagatgtcagcagaaaaaaatggaaagacttaaCGTGAACTGTTGCAAAATGAAACGTACACATTGACTATGATATTGTAGGATCAACTTTTGAATGACAGATAtcctcagaaatacaatgatccaaaactattctAAAGACCTTAAATAAAAAATGCTTTCCATTTCCACAGAAAGATCCAATGGCACCTGAATAGAGAATAAAtcacttttaaacattttatttgggggAGAGTTTATTCACTCTGTTTTCTATTATGAcaaggctaatatggaaatattttccatGTCTTCAAATATACAATCTGTATCAGATTCTTTGCCTTCTCAAAGAAGGgggagtgaaggagggagggaaaaatttgAGACAtcatatttaaatgaatttaagtgtgaattttaaatttaaaataaagtttaaagtttttaaaaaatgaatattgaaaattttTTGCATGCAACTAGCagatcaaattaaaattaaatgtaaatattttaaaacaaagatgaggaggtagagaaatgttataaataataaagccatctaatataaaaattaaattatttccatttaaagTTGAGCATAGGtgagaagaatgaaaaatatatttggaaatatggTTCAAGAGTAggaaattagggggcagctgggtgcctcagtggattgagagccaggcttagagacaggaggtcctaagttcaaatctgacctcaaacacttccccgctgtgtgaccctcggcaagtcacttgacccccattacctagcccttaccactcttctgcctcggagtcaatacacaatattgactccaagatagaaggtaagggtttaaaaaaaaagagtatgaaaTTAGGAGGCCAAAGGCTTGTGATCAAGTTCTCTGGTTCATATGACAATgtttcaaagaacagaaaagatgCTACATCTGCAGTAACAGATCTGAATCTCAGCAAGCTACTAAATAACAACCTAATCTGAGATATACCACATCATTCAACTGGATATAAGAAAAAAGTCCCTGGGGAGCTCTATCCAGTCCTTAAAAGTACACATTCAGTCTGATCTTCTGATCATCTAAACTTTTATGtttccctagttttttttttttggggggggggggtgttcctATCTGTAGGTTTGGATATTCCAACAATTCATAACTTTCCTGGGTCAAAAGTTCCCAATCACTGGATTCTCCATCTTGATTTTTCCTTTAGTTTAATTACTCCCTTCAGTAATTCACTCATAGGCAATTCTTTTTAATACACTGAAAGTAATACCCAAATATAATAGTAAAGCTCTAAAATAATTGATTAGATAAACACCAATTTAGCTTACTGTCTTCTCTGACATAATAACCTAACACACCTGAAGATATTTGTAAGGAGGTTCTTTGAAGCTTTCCTCTTTCAAAGGCAGAGAGGACAAGACTAAATCACTTTGCCAAGACCCAGAATCTCTTTTGCTATTTGTTACTAgggagtattatatatatatatatatatatatatatatataatactctaGTATTACTAGGGAGTGAAAGATCTTTATCTCTTGGCCCTCAGCAGACTCACAGAATATGTCAATTCTCTCATAGAAAATCGTTGTCACCTCTCATAACTGCTCTCATATTCCAGGGGAATTTTATCAGGATCCTAGAAAGGATGATCAATACTGACATTCCCACATGAATAATTTTCTTCACTATGAAAAGAATCATTATTCCAGGATCTCCAGTTTACCCTATTCTGACTTACACAGCCTCATTtagatatatgtataatattgatGGGTTGTGGACTGACCAAAATGAATCTGATGAGGTGATGAAGACATTCTTCATACCTAGTGAACATTGTCCCACCCAAAATTGCCACATATTGATGCCAGAATGATTTTTGAGAGTTTCCATGGCACATCATACTAGATTGGATATGCTTCCATTCAATCttgtcttttactttttaaaaatcctggataaatatagacaaagaaaaagtaaatgaagGCTCCAGAGAATTGTGAGAACTTCTCACAtaattcctctgtgtgtgtgtaatctTCTTTATCCCAGTGGATTTCAAATGGCACTTTAATGATGCAAGTTATATTCATTGTTAAGCTACTCAAGGAGTGATACCCAAATGTTATATAAAACaacataaatatgtgtatgtcATGTGAAGATAATAACTTGGAGTCTAAAGCTAACATTTTCTTGCAACAATAGATATCACTGCTATTCTTCATtttgctttacaaatacttagacctgattttttttgtttgtagcTCATATCAGGGAAGCCTTCATCTTTTACTGTGATAGACTTTATATTGATTTCAGATGTGCATGAAGTTTTGCTGCatttctctctgtcactctctctctctctctctctctctctctctctctctctctctctctctctctctctctgtctctctctctcttcctttgtttcaGTGAGTGAGATTCATTCCTGATTTTGGTCTTCATGTGTCTGGTTCCTTGTAGTGCTATAAAAAGTAAAAGATTTGGAAGTGAGGTATGTGCATAGAACATTATATCAGCATCTTAGTAACTAAATTGTGGTTGACCACAGATCTTATTGTACATCTGGAAACACCACTACAAACAGTAAGTACTTGATGGAACATGGTTAGGTATGGAAGGATACTTACATAAAGATCTCTCTGTATACATAGCTTATTTGTTTCCTGTGCTTTGCCCCACTTCTCATATTGTGGCTTTGGGTGGAGGAATTTCACTTATTTAGTTACTGTTTgtgcagtggaaagagaattgaaaTTGAAGTCAGGAGAACTGGATCTGAATTTCATGTCTGAATTTTACTTTCTGCAACAATGATCACAGGCAAGTGACTGAATCTCTGTGTTCCTTagttatctcatctataaaatgagaataactatTTTTCTCCAAAAACCATGGTAGGAAAGTAATTTATGGAATTTATATTCTGATGTCATTATCAATAATTCTGTTATCGAGTAATATTGATTATGCTGCCAATATAAATGAGGTTTTCAAATCTGTTTCACTGCTTTAAATTCAACTATGTGTTCATTTTGCACAGGACCCTGTTGtaggtactggagatacaaaggaaataaaatgaaaaagaatccttAATCTTTTGGTGTTTACATTCCATTGCTGAGGAAGAGATAAAATGTTTACAcgaataagtaaatacaagataaattgaagaGGGACAGAGTTTTAGAAGCTAGACTCCATGTAAGTTGTGATTGCCTAGGTGAGACACAAAGGAAGCTTgagattctaagaagcagagatgaggtgCCAAATTTTGAGCATAAAGAAAGTAAGAGAGATGCAGGTAGAATTCTGAGTCTGAGGAAGAGTCAATGGGCCAATTGAATTGTAATACAGAGTATGTGTCTAAGtgtaaaatgaaatttagatTGAGATTGTGCAGGATTCTAAATATCAAGCTGAAGAAGTGTTCTTTTATAGTTAAGGCAATAAggacctttatatatatatatatatatatatatatatatatatatatatatatatatatatatatatatatatatataaacccttaccttccatcttgaagtcaatactgtgtattggctccaaggcagaagaatggtatgggctaggcaatgggggtcaagtgacttgaccagggtaacagagctgggaagggtctgaggccagatttgaaactaggacctcccatctctaagcctggttctcaatccattgagcaacccagctgcccccaatagggACCTTTTCAAGAGTTGTGTAAACAAATGACATGGTCAGCCATGGGCCTTGGGAAGATCATTTTTGAAGAATAgttttgaggaaggagaaaaataatttcaaattaagAGGCTTTTGTAATTGTCCAAATGAAAGAAGATGGAAACTCAAGTTAGGATGGTGGCTATGTGAGTGGACAGAAGAGGACATGAGATATAAGTTGTGGATGTCAAAGTGGCAGGACTTGGCAGTTGATTGGTTGAGAAagggaagatggagagagaagagttgAGGTTAATTCCAGGATTGCAAACCAGGGTAATTAGAAGGGTAGTGGaaagataacaaaaataaaaattatggagACAAGTGATTTTAGATAGAAGATTGGGGAAAAGATAAGTTCTCTTTTGTACTCCAGTTTCAAATTACTTTGGACATGAATATACAAAATGTCCAATAATTGGTGATGTATGGATTGGAGTTTAGAGATGATATAAAGACTTTGAAATCATCTCAATGGAGATGTTAATGACAGAGGAAGCTGGTTAGCCAATTGAAAATctatagaaagaaagaagtggGGCTAGGACGGAGCTTGTGGCATATGCATTATAAGAAGACTGCACTGCAGCGATGACCTGGGAAAAGGAAACTCAGAAGGAAAGGTCAGATAGGAGTTTTTCAATGGGGTAAACATGGGGTTGAAAAAAGGAGAGATGGGATCAGTGAAGGAACTAGAGGAGTTGGCTCTAGACAAAAGGACAATCTTTTTTCGGGAAATGGAGCAGAGATGTTAGGGGATGATATTGAGGAGTTTACaattgaagaagagaaaagaatatgagGATGGCCTTTCTTTGGTTAGAAAAGTAAGATGCAAGAGATGCAAAAGGTAAGATGAAAAAAGTAAGATACAGTTCAGAGGTAAGGGTAAAGTGGAACTTGTGAAATTCACCCTGCATTctacagtgtttttttttcattaaggcATTCTTTTTTCATGTGGTTACAAAGAAAATATTGTACCATAGACCCATAAACGAGTGTTACAGTCACGATATTCTCTTTGCTGAAAagtatctaaatattttatatatcatattatggAACTTAGAAGAGAAGAACATTGAGTTTAGGGaagaaggaattagaatattCCATGTAAAAAAGCAATATTTAAGAAaagttctttcatttaaaaaaaaaaaacaagcatcgACAAATACAAACATTTAAACATagtttagtctttaaaaatatgatatgtatgtatatatatgcaatgttgtttttctaatttttcttttgtgcattttgaaatttttttttatttcttccttccactCCTGTCTATCACTCCCCACTTACCTACCTCTCCCCACTCACATTGGGAGATCTCCCTTGTAAGAAATATGGATAATGATGAAACACAAATCAATAGATCAGTCATATCTCAAAGTGCATGTCTTATTCTCTAACTCTAATTACTCACACCTCTACCAAGAATCATGTGGTAAATATTCCTGGTAAGtcttttaaagatataatttgtCACTACTTTGGTCTGAGTTCTGAGATCTTTCAAAGCCGTTTACCTTCTAGTGATTATTGTGATAATCACATATATTGTTCTTCTACTTCTCCCTAGTTCATTCCATATCAGTCAACAAAAATGTTTCCATATTACTACTTCAAAGGAGACACATTCATTACTTGAATGGGCTTGTAGGAGGTGCTCAGTGAATGTGTCCTGAATATGTCAATAGATGTAGCAAAAACTTATTTCTGTGAtctcttttaattcctttttcttctgtctaATAGGCACACTTTCCAGGACAAATGTTTGGCAATAACTGCACTGCTGTGACTGATTTCATTATTTTGGGATTGACAGATGACCCAGTCCTATGTGTCATCCTCTTTGTGATATTTCTAGGTGTCTATATTGTCACAATGGTTGGTAACCTTAGCATAATCATATTGATCAAAAATAGCTCCCAGCTTCATACTCCAATGTACCTTTTCCTCAGTCACTTGGCTTTTGTCGATatcctgatttcttcatctgtcacaCCTCTAATGCTTATGAACTTCCTTGAGGACATAACCTTAATCCCTTTGGGAGGCTGTTTGGCCCAGATGTTTTGTGGATGCACCCTTGGGACTTCTGAATGCTTCCTGCTGGCTGTGATGGCTTATGATCGGTATGTGGCCATTTGTAGCCCCCTACTTTACTCCACCAACATGTCTACTAGGGTCTGCACTCTGTTACTCACCACATCTTACCTAGGTAGTTGTATAAATGCATGTATCCTTACTGGTTGCTTATTGAATCGGTCCTTCTGTGGATCCAATAAGATTAATCACTTTTTCTGTGATTATTCACCACTTTTAAAGCTTTCTTACTCCCAAGATGATCTTGCTGAAGTTCTTCCTGCTGCCTCTTCTGCAACAATACTTATGGTAACAGTGTTAGTTATCATAATTTCCTATGTATATATCCTCTTCTCTGTTTTGAAGATAAGCTCTACTAAGGGGAGATCCAAAGCTTTCTCGACTTGCACTTCCCACCTCACAGCAGTCACTCTGTACTATGGAACACTTACTTTCATTTATGCAAAGCCTAAATCCACCTATTCAACAGATCAGAATAAAGTGGTGTCTGTTTTCTATAGTGTGATGATCCCCATGCTGAATCCCCTGATCTACAGTCTAAGGAACAATGAAGTAAAAGGAGCCTGGAGAAAACTGATGAGTAGAAAATACTTTCTTTCATGAATTCAATTCAAtgcatgcattaaaaaaaattcatttgtatttattttaaatattctttttttaaagtttgagttccaatttctctcccttcctaccaACTGCTGCCACACCCACATAAAAGGCaggcaatatatcaattatatattttatatcatggaaaacacatttccatattacataTAAACTGAATTCATCAGCTCTCCCTTTTCTCATCATAcaagtcctctggaattgtaTTGGATCAATATTTACAtcagaatagccaagtctttcattCTGATATTGCTAGTATTCTCACTTCTCACTCCTTTTTGTATCAATTTATATAATTCTTGCCATGTGTTTTAAAATCACCctgttgtcatttcttatggcacaatagtattctatcacattggttgcacaatttgtttagccattcccctattgataaataatcttcaatttccaattctttgtaaccaCAAAAAGAGTGACTACTTAGTTTTGTATGtgtagatccttttccttttccttggatATATTTGGACTCCACACCTAGTAGTGGTATGTCTGTGTCAACGGTTATACATTGGTTGATACACCTTTACATATCCCTTTatatttttctccagaatgattagacaAATTCTCTACTCTATTACCAGTTTATTACatatctttccttcttctctctagaATTAGTGGTTTCTGATAGTTGTGAAGTGATAccatagaattattttaatttccatttccttaattAATAGTGGTTTAGTGCATTTTTCATACAACAATAGAAAGCAGAATTCTTCTGAAAATTTCCTGTATATCCTCCgacattcatcaattggggaatggctcttatttttataaattggacTCAGTTCTAAAATCAATTTATGtttaagaaatgaagcctttttGAGAGAAATatgctgtaattttttttatttatccattttctaTGCATCATTTTGCTAGATATAGTTTCCccaattatctcttttaataaggtTTATTTGTGCTTTTGCTATGGCTGAGATTATGAGTTACCTTTACCTTTTTTACTTCAGCAGCAAACTATTAGATTTCTCCCAGTCCTCCTTTTTAAGCCTATGTGTGCCCTtttgtttcaagtgtgtctcttgtCTTCTGGCTTCTAGTTCATTCTGTTACCTggttccattttatgagtgagcaCAGCCCATTCACatccacagttatgattactgtgtattcccTCCAAGCCATTTTctcctatttcattctttttctttattctgtcCCTTCTCAAAAGTCTATTTTACTGATAACCACTGTCTCCATTAATCTGCCCTCTCTTTTGTCACTCACCCAGTCTTTTTCTTATCCTCTTCCCCTCTTATTTCCCTATTGGGTAATTTAAATTTCTATACATAATtgagtatatgtatgtgtgtatatatgtatattttggacacatatatatatatgcatatttgtatatattctttcttctttgaaccaattcaaATGAGAGTGAAGGTCAAATATAGGCTACAAGtttcccatttctctcttccattgtAAGAGCTCTTACTTTTATGTAAGAAAAAATtttccattctatctctcccttctcccactgCATGTCTATTTatgatctcttaattttttttttgagatcattccaacataattgaCTTACACTCATGACTGGTAGCTATGATGTAATATAAGCTTCTTTTAACTAaccaaataatgataaaattcttaagagccacatatattatcttcccatataggaatgtaaacagtttaactttattgagtacTTTATGATTATTCTTCCACATTCAtgctttttatgcttctcttcagACTTCTCtttcaatgtcaaattttctataaAGCTCTGATCTTTTTATTAGGAAGGTGTAGAAATCCAATATTTTACTAAATGAAAATTCCACCTCCCCCACTACCTGCCCCCCTACCCCCCAAGGATTATActaagttttgctgggtagattaATCTTGTTTCTAATTCTAGCTCTTTTActttatggaatatcatattccaagcttacACTCCTTTGAGGTGCAAGGCACTAAATCATGTGTGGTCCTaactgtggctccacaatatctGAATTGATTCCTTCgggttgcttgcaatattttctccttgatctgagaGATCTGGAATCTGGCCACCATATTTCAAAGAGTTTTGGGGGGGatgtctttcaggaggtgatcaatgaatactttcaatttcaattttaccaCCTGGATATAAAATATCAAGGCAATTTATCTTGATaaattcttgaaatataataGCAAAGCTCTTTCTTTATTATGACTTTCAGTTTtgcaataattcttaaattattacctgaatatattttctatgtcagttgtTTTAGTGCacaatgtcttgattttttattattttgactggtttttctttcttaaagcCTTATGAACCCATTAGCTTCCACCTGCCCAACactaattttaaaagaatcattttctttaataaaatattgtaccacttttcccatttgtccaattctgctttttaagcagttcttttcttcagtgaattttttatatctccttttccatttggccatttcTGTGTTTTAAGGAGCTCTAATATTCAGTAGGTTTTTGTGATTCTTACCATTTTATCgattctatttttttcagattatattttcttcattattttttggtGCTTCTTTTACCAAGGTGTTgattcactttcttaattttcttgcattgctctcatttcttttccaaccttttttctttatcattctgGCCTCTTTTTATTAACCTTTTCCAGAAATCCTTGTTGAGTTTGagtcaaaataatgttttattttgaggcatttttatatctattttcacattgttttcttcttctaaatttATGTCTTGGCTTTTCCTGCAATTGAAGTAgctttttgtgatcattttttctcattttttttcagtctagTTCTTTACTTTAAATTTTGTATTAATGATGGACTCTGTTCACATGAGGGTGGGGAGGTACTGTTCTAACATTTAGCATTTTGAGTGATCCTGTTATCAGAGCTTGTTCTGGAAGTCTATAAAATTTTGGTGTTTCCAAGTTTCTGGGATACGGGGAGAGGTATGGACATTGCTCTTCTATTTATACTCTGCTTTTTGCCCTTACTCCCCTGTGATCAAGCACCACcattcttatttatcctgtaacTGAAAACCAGAATTGTGGATGGGCAATAAAGTTTCTAATCAATTCCATCAATACCCAGCAGCAGCTGAAggtattcttccatttctttttgaccAGTTGGCCAACATCCTTACTGTCTTTCAGTTAAGAGCTCTTGAAACTGCTGCTGCTGAATCAACTGTTCTTTGTCATGAGTGGGGTCTTGATAGGCCTCAACCTCAATGTCATCAAATTCTTCTATGGACCCTTTAAATTTCTTGGGCCAGAGAAAATGTCTCACTTTgaccttttgttggttttgtcactccaaaatttgattcaAGTTGTTATTTTATAGTCACTTGTATAGAAATCTTGAGAAAATCCATCTGGGTGGCTCTTCTTAATCTTCCATCTTGACTTCACAATTACAAGTATGCATTTTTTCTTTACATACACCACATTTATTACAATCCCCTATGTCAAATAAAAGTGAATGAAGGAGGCAAAGTTTTGCAAGCTACTTCCTCCCATTCCAGAAATACTTGGTTCTCCTCAAAATTAGGATTTAGCCAAGAGATTTGGATGGACTAAGAAGAAGATCCTTAAAAGGAAGAGTCAGATTTatctttactttggctttgtcagatatcatgattgcaactcctgccttctttttatcagttgatgcccagtagatttggctccatcctcttactttcaccctatgcgtatctaccttcctcatgtgtgtttcttgcagacagcataaggtagggttttggattctaatccactctgctattcacttgcgttttatgggtgagttcattccattcacattcagaattatgattactagctgtgtatttcccagcattttgatttctactcctggtcctgccttttcttctttcactatttccttctacaccaatgtttgtttataatcagtacccctagttcccacccttattttacttccctttctacccccctcccttcttattcccccccttattttccctgtagtctttctaaaattgcccccccaccctctccctcccttgtactgcttccctccccaccagtccttttgttacccttctactcccctataggaaccaaatctattctctgccccaatggattggattgttcttccctctttgggtcagtttcaaagcacataagagttgagtatttcctatctccaacctctttacccttccagtgtattgatgttctccaccttcctgccatgagcttctttgtgatatataaatttacccccatttgtttcttttctcatttcttttagtattaacctttttttagctctagttgtatacagATATAcagacacatgtatatgtatttatgcatgcatatatctatatacctatttatgtcttgtcctttcatcctatagagtttgtcactgttccctctaagtgtaattcttctagatgtccaggtgatagcaacagttttcaagagttaccaatgacctcttttcttatagggatacatatcattttaacttattaggtctcttaaaaaaagaaacacacatgaggaaggtagatatgcatagggaaaaagtaagaggatggaaccaaatctattaggcattaactgataaaaagaaggcaagagttgcaatcatgatatccaacaaagccaaagtaaaaataaatctagttaaaagagatagggaaggtaattacatcctgataaaaggcagtatagacaatgaggaaatatctgtgctcaacatgtatgcaccaaatggcatagcatccaaatttctaaaggagaaactagaggagctctagaatgaaatagacagaaaaactatccTAGTGGGAGagctgaaccttcctctatccaaactagataaatcaaaccaaaaaataaattagaaagaggtaagaaaagtgaatgaaatcttagaaaaattagtcagtagacatgaggagaaaaataaatagggataaaaaggaatataccttcttttcagcagcacatggtacattcacaaaaattgaccatgtattagggcataaaaacattgcaaatgagtgaaaaagggcaaaaataataagtgcaaccttttcagatcataatgcaatgaaaataataattagtaagggtacatggagaggtaaataaaaaattaattagaaatcaaACATTACGTTTCTCCAAAACAggttagctgtttgaccctgggcaagtcatttgacccccattgcctagcacttaccactcttctgcctcagagtcaatacacagtattaactccaagacagaatgtaagggtttaaaaaaaaagggagacctcacctctaatgaagaggaaattaaggcaatcattaaaactactatgcccaattatatggcaacaaatatagcaatctaggtgaaatggatgaatacttacaaaaatataaattgcctagactaacagaggaagaaataaattacctaaacaaccccatatcagaaaaagaaattgaacaagccatcaaagaactccctaagaaaaaatccccaggtccagatggattcacaaatgaattctatcaaacattcaaagaacaactaatcccaatattatacaaactatttgacagaataagccaagaaggagttctaccaaattcatattacgacacaaacatggtactgatcccaaagccaggcagttcaaaaacagagaaagaaaactatagatcaatctccctaatgaatataaatgcaaaaatcttacgTAGGacactagtaaaaagactccagcaagtcatcacaagggttattcactatgaccaggtaggattcataccaggaatgtaaggatggttcaacattaggaaaactatccacataattgaccatattaacaagcaaactgacaaaaatcacatgattatctcaatagatgcagaaaaagcctttgataaaacacaacacccattaatattgaaaacactagaaagtataaaatagaagggtctttcctaaaaataataaacagtatatatctaaaaccatcagcaaacatcatctgcaatggggataaactagaagcattcccaataagatcaggtatgaaacaaggatacccattatcacccctatttttaacattgttctagaaacactaccagtagtaattggagaaggaaaagaaattgaaggtattaaaattggcaatgaagagaccaagctatcactctttgtggatgatttgatggtata
This DNA window, taken from Monodelphis domestica isolate mMonDom1 chromosome 6, mMonDom1.pri, whole genome shotgun sequence, encodes the following:
- the LOC130455183 gene encoding olfactory receptor 481-like, giving the protein MVGNLSIIILIKNSSQLHTPMYLFLSHLAFVDILISSSVTPLMLMNFLEDITLIPLGGCLAQMFCGCTLGTSECFLLAVMAYDRVMIPMLNPLIYSLRNNEVKGAWRKLMSRKYFLS